In the Brachyhypopomus gauderio isolate BG-103 chromosome 4, BGAUD_0.2, whole genome shotgun sequence genome, one interval contains:
- the myo10l3 gene encoding unconventional myosin-X isoform X1, with amino-acid sequence MRKDIRSGSETDGGSGPTVYSGTLQLPGPAHDTFIRCHGWTKGDRVWVRERDQLWPCTVTCCDHHSLFLTTDYGEVMSIDHGELDRRKVSLMHPSSCSGVEDMATLVELHEAAIMHNLFLRHQHDLIYTNIGSILAAVNPYKHISGLYDADSVKLYSQHHLGDLPPHIYALANECYRCLWKRSDSQCVLISGESGAGKTESTKLLLKFLSVVSQSSGTLSQHTRVEQAIIQSSPIMEAFGNARTVYNSNSSRFGKFIQLHFTHSGSIQGGCITDYLLEKNRVVRQNPGERNYHIFYSLLSGADQEQRELYLLLDSPEAYHYLRQSGCVLDGSLDDEQLFHSVMEAMKVMEFTGEEIRDVFKLLSGVLHIGNIEFMTAGGAQITTDGVINNVSELLGLDGFQLSEVLTQRSIILRGEEICSPLTVEQAVDSRDSVAMALYAQCFSWIITRINQKIKGKDDFKSISILDIFGFENFEVNRFEQFNINYANEKLQEYFNKHIFSLEQLEYNREGIHWEAIDWMDNAECLDLIEKKLGLLALINEESRFPKGTDYTLLEKLHSRHATNPYYVKPRIADHQFGIKHYAGEVLYDVWGVLEKNRDTFRDDILNMLRDSRLDFIYDLFERVGSRCGEDIVKMGTARRKPTLSSQFRDSLHALMSTLSASNPFFIRCIKPNMEKHANKFDPEVVLNQLRYSGMLETVKIRRAGFPVRTTFTDFLSRYAVILKGKRQTEGEDSRKISELLTAYSTSSKDWQLGKTKVFLKEVLEQRLEKEREEVRRTAGMVIRAHILSYVARKHYRKVKSSTITIQKTFRAHFWRRSFLRMRSATVVLQKHLRGHLARRRCQQLQQDRREEEERQREEEERRRAEDEQRRAEDEQRRAEDEQRRAEDERRRAEDEQRRAEDERRRAEDERRQLEEQRREEEERQMREEQEQEAIRRQQEEEEKLRTEEASEERGSGPSRNQPGTHQCSTKKEECEWRGGWQYSSEEESRQMEEILRLEREIERLQRERDDGVALLSETSQRELRDLRDAEIYRLEKEASRVATEFLDMLDFGGLEQSLSSEENLHEPPEITLAEDELDEGFHAEDEFVSCPDLPLLVLPHQDLPPAAVEPLDANITPHLPPPSAFAQDSLNTSTASHSRPEFPTPPPPPPPPVTAPSVGHSGGCGGEAEQHTGELSRSVLPDVESDYDQEEFEEDTGGVNNGHLTDEEVLRSLGTYMDSFRDSSDSFIDSDEENDDYVDTDEEVSNGRVTLLNGSGPPYFHSYLYMKSGLMIPWRRRWCVLKDETFMWFRSKQDSLKSGWLYKKGGGMSTLSRRNWKMRWFVLRETKLMYFDNDSEEKLKGTIDIRSAREIVDNHEKENALNIVTEDRTYHIYAETPEEASGWFSVLSRVHSASPEQLMEMRHEQANPKNAVGTLDVGLIDSVCASDNPDRPNSFVIITANRVIHCNTDLPEEMHHWIGLLQKPRGESRIDGQDFIVRGWLNKEVRASSKSTSLKLKRRWFVLTSNSLDYYKTSERSACKLGTLVLTSLCSVVQPEERVFKETGYWNIIVHGRKHSYRLYTKLLNEAMRWVSAIQGAIDNKVPIETPTQQLIRDIKENSMNVEVVEQMYWRNPILRYTQHPLHSPLLPLPYGEVNVSLQKEKGYSSLQDEAVKVFNSLQEMEVVSDPVPIIQGVLQTCQDLRTLRDEVYCQLIKQTNHVPQPDNPANQAHWHLLTCMSCTFLPSRGILRYLRFHLKRIRELFPGTEIELFALFIGESLKKAKGREFVPSREEIIALRNRQEMTTTVYCHGGGSCKISISSHTTAGEVVEKLIRGLAMEDSRNMFALFEHNNTVDRAVESRVIVADVLAKFERLAATEAEEEGQWRLYFKLYCFLDVESMPKEGVEFVFMFEQAHESLISGHFPAHEDTLQRLAALRLQYLHGDAARVNWSLEQVYPMCHLLRRILHFTRAGGAAAPSLDKRRSSFLEGTLRRGLKGSLRKQRSLQEEQMLDMWVKEESAGTRANIVEKWRHLQGLSQHHAMLKYMAIITEWPGYGSTLFDVESKEGGFPRDLWLGVSAENVSVYKRGEAKPLDTFPYEHIVFFGAPLPSTYKITVDGRDMFFETPQVGEITKIMKAYINMIVKKRCSVRSASSHGRS; translated from the exons ggTGATCGTGTATGGGTACGGGAGAGAGATCAGCTCTGGCCCTGCACAGTTACCTGCTGTGATCATCACTCTCTTTTTCTCACCACAGACTATGGAGAG gTGATGAGTATAGACCATGGTGAGCTGGACAGACGGAAGGTGTCCCTCATGCACCCCAGCAGTTGCAGTGGAGTGGAGGACATGGCAACCCTGGTAGAGCTGCACGAGGCCGCCATCATGCACAACCTCTTCCTACGACATCAGCATGACCTCATCTAT ACCAACATTGGCTCCATCCTGGCTGCTGTGAACCCCTATAAGCACATCTCCGGCTTGTACGATGCAGATTCAGTGAAGCTCTACAGCCAACACCACCTGGGAGACTTGCCCCCCCACATCTACGCCTTGGCCAACGAGTGCTACCGCTGTCTGTGGAAGAGGAGTGACAGTCAGTGTGTGCTCATCAG tgggGAGAGTGGTGCTGGGAAGACTGAGAGCACTAAGCTGCTGCTGAAGTTCCTGTCTGTAGTGAGTCAGAGTTCAGGAACCCTGTCACAGCACACAAGAGTGGAGCAGGCCATCATACAGAGcag CCCCATCATGGAGGCGTTTGGAAACGCCAGGACTGTGTACAACAGCAACTCCAGCCGCTTTGGGAAGTTCATTCAGCTGCACTTCACCCACAGTGGCAGCATCCAGGGAGGCTGCATTACCGACTATCTACTCGAAAAG AACCGGGTTGTCCGGCAGAACCCAGGGGAGCGGAACTATCACATTTTCTATTCTCTGCTCTCTGGTGCAGACCAAGAACAAAGAG agctctACCTGTTGCTGGACTCTCCTGAAGCCTATCACTACCTGAGACAGTCAGGCTGTGTGCTGGATGGAAGTCTGGATGATGAACAGCTCTTCCACAGTGTGATG GAGGCCATGAAGGTCATGGAGTTTACGGGAGAGGAGATCCGAGATGTGTTCAAACTGCTGTCTGGGGTCTTGCACATCGGCAACATTGAATTCATGACAGCAGGGGGTGCTCAAATCACCACTGATGGAG TGATCAATAATGTGAGCGAACTGTTGGGATTGGATGGGTTCCAGCTGTCTGAGGTTTTGACCCAACGCTCGATTATCTTGCGTGGAGAAGAGATCTGCTCCCCTCTTACTGTGGAACAG GCCGTTGACTCACGAGACTCAGTCGCAATGGCGCTGTATGCACAGTGCTTTTCATGGATCATCACCCGAATTAATCAGAAGATCAAAGGAAAAGATGATTTCAAATCCATCAGCATCCTGGACATATTTGGTTTTGAGAACTTTGAG GTGAACCGGTTTGAGCAGTTCAACATTAACTATGCCAACGAGAAGCTGCAGGAGTATTTCAATAAACACATCTTCTCCCTGGAGCAGCTGGAGTACAACAG ggaGGGAATACACTGGGAAGCTATAGATTGGATGGACAATGCTGAGTGTCTGGACCTTATTGAAAAG AAACTGGGGCTGTTGGCTCTGATCAATGAAGAGAGTCGATTCCCCAAAGGCACTGACTACACAttactggagaaactacacagtCGACATGCA ACAAACCCCTACTATGTCAAACCCAGGATAGCTGACCATCAGTTTGGCATCAAACATTATGCTGGGGAg gtaTTATATGATGTGTGGGGAGTTTTGGAGAAGAACAGAGACACCTTCCGAGATGACATCCTCAACATGCTGCGGGACAGCAG GCTGGACTTCATCTATGACCTGTTTGAGCGCGTGGGCAGCAGATGTGGGGAGGACATTGTGAAGATGGGAACAGCACGACGCAAACCCACCCTCAGCTCCCAGTTCAGG gacTCCCTTCATGCTCTAATGTCGACTCTCAGTGCATCTAACCCTTTCTTCATCCGCTGTATCAAACCCAACATGGAGAAG CACGCTAATAAGTTTGACCCAGAAGTGGTTCTGAATCAGCTGCGCTACTCTGGCATGCTGGAGACGGTGAAGATCAGGCGGGCCGGGTTCCCTGTGCGCACCACCTTCACAGACTTCCTGAGCCG gtACGCTGTGATACTGAAAGGGAAaaggcagacagagggagaggacagCAGGAAGATCTCTGAGTTGCTCACAGCATACAGCACCTCCAGTAAAGACTGGCAACTGGGAAAAACAAAG GTCTTCCTGAAGGAGGTCTTGGAGCAGAGGCTGGAGAAGGAACGTGAGGAGGTGCGCAGAACAGCGGGCATGGTGATCCGAGCCCACATACTGAGCTATGTGGCAAG AAAGCACTACAGGAAAGTTAAATCCAGCACAATCACCATCCAAAAAACCTTCCGTGCTCACTTCTGGAGGCGGAGCTTCCTACGCATGCGCTCTGCCACGGTGGTCCTCCAGAAACATCTCCGGGGGCATCTGGCCCGCAGACGCTGCCAACAGCTCCAGCAGgacagaagagaagaggaggagcggcagagggaggaagaagagcggaGACGAGCAGAAGACGAGCAGAGACGAGCAGAAGACGAGCAGAGACGAGCAGAAGACGAGCAGAGACGAGCAGAAGACGAGCGGAGACGAGCAGAAGACGAGCAGAGACGAGCAGAAGACGAGCGGAGACGAGCAGAAGACGAGCGGAGACAGCTGGAGGAGCAAAgaagggaagaggaagagagacagatgagagaGGAGCAGGAACAGGAAGCTATCCGGAGAcagcaggaagaggaggagaagctGAGGACTGAAGAAgccagtgaggagagaggatcAGGTCCCAGCAG GAATCAACCAGGAACACACCAGTGTAGCACCAAG AAGGAGGAGTGTGAGTGGCGTGGCGGCTGGCAGTACTCCTCTGAGGAGGAGAGTCGGCAGATGGAGGAGATCCTGAGACTGGAGCGTGAGATCGAGCGTCTGCAGAGGGAGCGTGATGACGGGGTGGCCCTGCTGAGCGAGACCTCACAGCGGGAGCTGCGGGACCTCAGAGACGCCGAGATCTACCGGCTGGAGAAGGAGGCATCGCGTGTGGCCACCGAGTTCCTGGATATGCTGGACTTCGGAGGCCTGGAGCAGTCGCTGTCTAGTGAGGAGAACCTGCACGAGCCTCCTGAGATCACGCTGGCCGAAGACGAGCTGGACGAGGGTTTTCATGCTGAAGATGAGTTTGTTTCCTGCCCTGACCTGCCCCTCCTGGTCCTGCCCCACCAAGACCTGCCCCCTGCTGCTGTGGAGCCCCTGGACGCAAACAttaccccccacctccctcctccGTCTGCTTTCGCACAGGACTCACTGAACACCTCCACTGCCTCACACAGCCGGCCTGAGTTCCCCAcgccacccccacctccccctccgCCTGTCACAGCTCCATCTGTGGGACACTCTGGAGGTTGTGGTGGGGAGGCGGAGCAACACACGGGGGAGCTCAGCCGCAGTGTTCTGCCAGACGTTGAGTCCGACTATGACCAGGAGGAGTTTGAGGAGGATACAGGAGGCGTTAACAATGGTCACCTCACTGACGAGGAGGTGTTGAGGTCCTTGGGCACTTACATGGACTCCTTCAGGGACAGCAGTGATTCA TTCATAGACAGTGATGAGGAGAATGACGACTACGTGGACACGGATGAAGAGGTGTCCAATGGCAGGGTCACCCTACTGAATGGTAGTGGCCCTCCATACTTCCACAGTTATCTGTACATGAAGA gtggacTGATGATCCCATGGCGGAGACGTTGGTGTGTCCTGAAGGATGAGACATTTATGTGGTTCAGGTCCAAGCAGGACTCTCTAAAGTCCGGCTGGCTGTATAAGAAAGGCGGTGGGATGTCCACGCTGTCCCGCAGGAACTGGAAGATGCGCTGGTTTGTGCTGCGTGAGACGAAGCTCATGTACTTTGATAATGATAGTGAGGAGAAGCTGAAGGGGACCATCGACATCCGTAGTGCCAG GGAGATTGTTGATAACCATGAGAAAGAGAATGCACTGAACATAGTGACTGAAGACAGAACTTATCACATATATGCAGAGACTCCAGAGGAAGCCAG TGGCTGGTTCAGTGTGCTAAGCCGTGTGCACAGCGCCTCCCCAGAACAGCTGATGGAGATGCGTCATGAGCAGGCCAACCCCAAGAACGCCGTG GGAACTCTGGATGTTGGACTTATTGACTCTGTGTGTGCCTCAGACAATCCTGATAG GCCCAACTCATTTGTTATCATCACAGCCAATCGTGTGATCCACTGTAACACTGATCTGCCTGAAGAGATGCATCACTGGATTGGCTTGCTTCAGAAACCCAGAGGAGAGTCTCGCATTGATGGCCAGGACTTCATAGTAAGAG GTTGGCTGAATAAAGAGGTCAGGGCCAGCAGTAAGAGCACCTCTCTGAAGTTGAAGAGACGATGGTTCGTCCTCACCAGCAACTCTCTGGATTACTATAAGACCTCGGAGCGCAGTGCCTGCAAACTGGGAACCCTGGTGCTGACCAGCCTCTGTTCTGTGGTACAGCCAGAGGAGAGGGTGttcaaagagacag GTTACTGGAACATCATAGTCCACGGGAGAAAACACTCCTACCGTCTCTACACCAAACTGCTGAACGAGGCTATGAGATGGGTCTCGGCGATACAGGGTGCAATCGACAACAAGGTTCCCATAGAAACACCTACTCAGCAACTCATCAGGGACATCaag GAGAACAGTATgaatgtggaggtggtggagcagaTGTATTGGAGGAACCCCATCCTGCGCTACACACAGCACCCTCTCCACTCACCCCTACTGCCCCTGCCATACGGGGAGGTCAACGTCAGCC TCCAAAAGGAGAAGGGATACTCCAGTCTGCAGGATGAAGCCGTGAAGGTGTTCAACTCACTGCAGGAGATGGAGGTAGTGTCAGACCCAGTGCCCATTATCCAGGGCGTCCTGCAGACCTGCCAGGATCTACGCACACTCAGAGACGAGGTCTACTGTCAGCTGATCAAGCAGACAAATCATGTTCCTCAGCCTGACAACCCTGCCAACCAGGCCCACTGGCACCTGCTCACCTGTATGAGCTGCACGTTCCTGCCCAGCCGTGGGATCTTGCGCTACCTAAGATTTCACCTGAAAAG AATCAGGGAGCTGTTCCCTGGCACAGAGATTGAGCTGTTTGCTCTGTTTATTGGGGAATCACTGAAGAAGGCGAAAGGGCGTGAGTTTGTCCCGTCTCGGGAGGAGATCATAGCTCTGCgcaacaggcaggaaatgaccACCACGGTGTACTGTCATGGAGGAGGGTCCTGCAAAATCTCCATCAGCTCTCACACCACAGCAGGAGAG GTTGTAGAGAAGCTGATTCGTGGTTTGGCTATGGAAGACAGCAGGAACATGTTTGCTCTGTTTGAGCACAATAACACAGTGGACCGCGCTGTGGAGAGCCGTGTGATCGTGGCTGATGTGTTGGCCAAGTTTGAACG ACTGGCAGCCACAGAGGCAGAAGAGGAGGGTCAGTGGCGACTTTATTTTAAGCTCTACTGTTTCCTGGATGTGGAGAGTATGCCCAAAGAAGGGGTGGAGTTTGTCTTCATGTTTGAGCAG GCTCACGAGAGTTTGATCAGTGGGCATTTCCCGGCTCACGAGGACACACTACAGCGTTTGGCCGCACTGCGCCTGCAGTATCTCCATGGCGATGCGGCACGAGTGAACTGGAGCCTGGAGCAGGTCTACCCCATGTGCCACCTGCTCAGACGGATCCTCCACTTCACCCGGGCGGGAGGAGCAGCGGCGCCATCGCTGGACAAACGGAGGAGTAGCTTCCTGGAGGGCACTCTACGCAGGGGCCTGAAGGGCTCGCTGAGGAAACAGCGCAGCCTGCAGGAAGAGCAGATGCTGGACATGTGGGTGAAGGAGGAGTCAGCAGGGACCAGAGCCAACATCGTGGAGAAATGGCGCCATCTACAGGGACTCAGTCAGCATCACGCTATGCTCAAATACATGGCCATCATCACTGAGTGGCCCGGATACGGGTCTACATTGTTCGATGTGGAG TCAAAGGAAGGTGGGTTCCCTCGAGACCTGTGGCTTGGAGTTAGTGCTGAGAATGTGTCTGTCTACAAGAGAGGAGAAGCCAAACCCCTGGACACCTTCCCCTACGAGCACATCGTCTTCTTCGGAGCTCCACTACCCAGTACCTACAAGATCACTGTGGATGGACGGGACATGTTCTTTGAGACACCACAG GTTGGAGAGATCACCAAAATCATGAAGGCCTACATCAACATGATTGTGAAGAAACGCTGCAGCGTGCGATCAGCCTCCAGTCACGGAAGGAGCTAG